The window CTGATATTCTTTCGTTTCCTGCATGAAAAATCCTCCTTATTCATATATAAAAAATACGCATAAATGCGTAGTAAAACAGTACCATGCACATCATGACAAGAGAAAGAGAGCCGCACCCTTCACCTCTCCCACACCCTCGTCTCGACCGCCCCCATACCGAGTGCCGTCTTGATGCCAATACCGACGAAAGGCGCGAAGGAAAACAACATTCCCAGAATCCGCCGCATGCCGTCCGTGCCAAAAAACCGCACGCGCATCGTGCCGCAAAAGCCACGAATCGTATGACCTTCGATAGAAAAAGGAACGGAACGAAGCGCGTATTTAGAAAGCTGACAGGCCAGCGCCATCCGCTCCGTCAAATCCTCATCATAGAGATAAATTTCCTTGGCGAAGCGATTCCATCGCATCAAAAGGCTCTGGCAAATCAAGAAGAAATCCGGCAGCATCACATAGCGCCCCTCGCGCTTGAACGAAGTCGGCGTGCAAAAAGAAAGCTCCGCCCCCTTGGGTGCCGCCTCCTGCAAGAAGAACGTATCGGCAATCTCCTCAAAAGAGCTTTCCGCCAACAACCTCCGCTCTCCCAGACGAACCTCATACTCCTTCTGCCGCAGGAATATGCCATCTCCTTGCCGCAAGGCCTCCCCGATCGCCTCGCCGGCCTCTTCCTCCACGACGCCGATGCGCCAACGGGCGAAGCCACCCGCCTTGTCCCACGAAACGCTCTGACTGTACGGGCGCATATCCTGTTCGTGCAGCCTCTCTACCAACTCCTTCGGCAGGCGCTCCATCAAAGCGCCGTGCAGCAACGAGCCGAAAGAGCTGACCGCACGCTCTTCCTCGGGTAGAAAAAGTACCGATTCGAAAAGACGTATCATCGATTGACCTCCTGCGAACGGCAAAGTCCCAGAATCCATGCATCACTCCATATGTCGTAATCCTTTCACACAAAGCCTCCACAGCCTCATCTCCCTTCTTTGTCGAAATCATAAGAACTATATTGAAAATATTCTGTTTCCAAAGAAAATTTCCTGCCCACCTCGTCCTGGAATCCTAGATTTTCCTGCAAATCCTAAAAAATAATGACATCCTCGATATGACGATCGCCCACACCCCATGAACGAACTGACGTATGATCGGCCAACAAATAGATGCGCAAAGAATCCGTCTCCAAATCAATCAAGCGGCTCGTTTCCTCGACGAGCCGCTCATACTTTTTCTTGCTCAAAAATGCCTCAAAAGCAGACTTCTGCACACGAATCC of the Selenomonas sputigena genome contains:
- the cas6 gene encoding CRISPR-associated endoribonuclease Cas6; amino-acid sequence: MIRLFESVLFLPEEERAVSSFGSLLHGALMERLPKELVERLHEQDMRPYSQSVSWDKAGGFARWRIGVVEEEAGEAIGEALRQGDGIFLRQKEYEVRLGERRLLAESSFEEIADTFFLQEAAPKGAELSFCTPTSFKREGRYVMLPDFFLICQSLLMRWNRFAKEIYLYDEDLTERMALACQLSKYALRSVPFSIEGHTIRGFCGTMRVRFFGTDGMRRILGMLFSFAPFVGIGIKTALGMGAVETRVWER
- the cas2 gene encoding CRISPR-associated endonuclease Cas2 is translated as MEYEEMEFVAADERRYIVLVIYDIVDNKRRNRMVKCVERYGIRVQKSAFEAFLSKKKYERLVEETSRLIDLETDSLRIYLLADHTSVRSWGVGDRHIEDVIIF